One segment of Sesamum indicum cultivar Zhongzhi No. 13 linkage group LG4, S_indicum_v1.0, whole genome shotgun sequence DNA contains the following:
- the LOC105161287 gene encoding peptidyl-prolyl cis-trans isomerase CYP19-3, whose product MKNPKVFFDILIGKAKAGRVVMELFADTTPKTAENFRALCTGEKGIGSSGKPLHYKGSKFHRIIPNFMCQGGDFTKGNGTGGESIYGAKFADENFKLKHTEPGLLSMANAGPNTNGSQFFITTVKTSWLDGKHVVFGKVVDGYGVVKEMEKVGSDGGSTSLPVVIEDCGQITE is encoded by the coding sequence ATGAAGAACCCAAAGGTATTCTTTGACATTTTGATTGGAAAGGCAAAAGCTGGACGAGTTGTAATGGAATTGTTTGCTGATACCACGCCAAAAACTGCCGAGAACTTCCGAGCCTTGTGTACTGGTGAAAAAGGAATTGGATCTTCTGGGAAGCCATTGCACTACAAGGGATCTAAATTTCACCGTATAATTCCTAATTTTATGTGTCAAGGTGGAGACTTCACTAAGGGTAATGGGACTGGGGGAGAATCAATTTATGGAGCAAAGTTTGCTGATGAGAACTTCAAGCTAAAGCATACTGAGCCTGGTCTGTTGTCGATGGCAAATGCAGGGCCAAATACCAATGGTTCTCAGTTCTTTATTACCACAGTGAAGACATCTTGGCTCGATGGAAAGCATGTCGTATTTGGGAAAGTTGTGGATGGTTATGGTGTAGTGAAGGAGATGGAGAAGGTCGGTTCTGACGGTGGATCCACTTCATTACCTGTTGTGATAGAAGACTGTGGTCAGATAACTGAGTAG